From Acropora muricata isolate sample 2 chromosome 14, ASM3666990v1, whole genome shotgun sequence, one genomic window encodes:
- the LOC136897999 gene encoding piggyBac transposable element-derived protein 4-like → MAARQARTYTAEEVARIVMDVPEDSDVSDFEGEEGDQESDMDGSNTDSDESYNSASEIQHEAIPPLESDDSESDFQRNETTNSTRRRSSRGRSRGRGARGTAARGARSRSPANRRDEDNSAIRWGNRDENVVVSFPEYRGQHGPITLLEADSEPVNFFSLLFPEELWDILVEQTNLYVAQKQRKTWLCDTNKDEMKAFVGALYFMALHRLPNFDHYFSRDWVFAVPAMQSVFTRNRFWQLWQNFHLADNTRQPAPTDDAYDKLYKLRPMINGMKEKFEHSYNIGQKVCVDEHMVKGKGRNPFKQYLPMKPIKRGTKIWELACSCCGYLYDFQVYTGKSGGNAEKGLAHRVVTDLVAQLQDRGTVLYIDNFFTSIPLLQELSELSISVVGTIRNNRKNYPKALQDKNLLKQMKRGEFHTVASETTVCTVWKDTKHVSFLSNVHSSHGNCTITRKLRRGEQVNLPCPPCAVDYNKNMGAVDRHDQMVRNYAIDRKSRRWWVRMFVNFLDAIMVNAYIVYKENFRIMNMPPPQKPPKPLSHDKFMAGVIHKLIGNFSCRRQPGPAPAMPPPPFHGRDHDSVNLADLGLLKFGRCHHCCIGVKGAKRKETGFGCRSCMKRLCRSGCHEEYHRQNNIF, encoded by the coding sequence ATGGCGGCAAGACAAGCAAGAACATATACAGCAGAGGAAGTTGCTAGGATTGTCATGGATGTTCCCGAGGATAGCGATGTCTCTGACTTCGAGGGGGAAGAAGGAGATCAAGAAAGCGATATGGACGGGTCTAATACAGACTCTGACGAATCATACAATTCTGCGAGTGAAATACAACATGAAGCTATTCCACCTTTGGAATCGGATGATAGTGAGAGTGATTTTCAGCGAAATGAAACAACAAATTCCACTAGAAGACGATCGAGTAGGGGAAGATCACGTGGCAGAGGAGCACGCGGAACTGCTGCACGAGGGGCAAGATCACGATCCCCTGCAAACCGACGTGATGAAGACAATTCAGCTATAAGGTGGGGAAATCGTGATGAGAATGTTGTTGTTTCATTTCCTGAATACAGGGGGCAGCACGGCCCTATTACTCTTCTGGAAGCTGACTCTGAGCCAGTAAATTTTTTTAGTCTTTTATTCCCTGAAGAACTCTGGGATATTTTAGTAGAACAAACAAATCTGTATGTTGcccagaaacaaagaaaaacttggCTCTGTGACACAAATAAAGATGAGATGAAAGCATTTGTTGGTGCCCTTTATTTCATGGCTTTACACAGACTGCCAAATTTTGATCATTACTTTTCTCGGGATTGGGTATTTGCTGTTCCTGCAATGCAAAGTGTTTTTACCAGGAACCGATTCTGGCAACTGTGGCAGAATTTTCATTTGGCTGACAACACAAGGCAGCCTGCTCCTACTGATGATGCCTATGATAAGCTCTACAAGTTAAGGCCCATGATCAatggaatgaaagaaaaattcgaGCATTCATACAATATTGGCCAGAAAGTTTGTGTTGATGAGCACATGGTAAAGGGAAAAGGGAGAAATCCTTTCAAACAGTACCTTCCCATGAAACCAATCAAAAGAGGTACAAAAATCTGGGAATTGGCTTGTTCGTGTTGTGGATACCTTTATGATTTCCAGGTGTACACAGGGAAATCTGGTGGAAATGCTGAAAAAGGTCTAGCACATCGGGTTGTTACTGACCTAGTTGCGCAACTTCAGGACAGAGGAACTGTATTGTACATTGACAATTTCTTTACCAGCATTCCCCTTTTGCAAGAGTTGAGTGAGCTATCAATCAGTGTTGTGGGAACAATAAGAAATAATCGAAAAAATTACCCAAAGGCTTTGCAGGATAAAAACTTGCTAAAACAAATGAAGCGTGGTGAATTTCATACTGTGGCATCTGAAACAACAGTTTGCACAGTGTGGAAAGATACCAAAcatgtttcttttttatcaAATGTGCACTCTTCTCATGGCAATTGCACAATCACCAGAAAACTGAGAAGAGGTGAACAGGTAAATTTGCCCTGCCCGCCATGTGCAGTTGACTACAATAAGAACATGGGTGCTGTCGATCGACATGATCAAATGGTGCGCAATTATGCTATTGATCGCAAGTCCAGGAGATGGTGGGTGAGAATGTTTGTTAACTTTTTGGATGCAATTATGGTCAATGCATACATTGTGTACAAGGAAAATTTCCGAATTATGAACATGCCGCCTCCACAAAAACCCCCAAAGCCATTGTCCCATGACAAATTTATGGCTGGTGTCATCCACAAGCTGATTGGAAATTTTTCTTGCCGACGTCAGCCTGGCCCAGCACCAGCCATGCCTCCCCCTCCATTTCATGGAAGGGACCATGATTCTGTCAATCTTGCTGACCTGGGGCTCCTGAAGTTTGGAAGATGTCACCACTGTTGCATTGGAGTGAAAGGAGCAAAGCGAAAGGAAACTGGCTTTGGCTGCAGATCTTGCATGAAACGTTTATGCCGTTCTGGTTGTCATGAAGAATACCACAGGCAGAACAATATCTTCTAA
- the LOC136898000 gene encoding uncharacterized protein has protein sequence MTINLKSKKQIRGLKKREKSQTSDNTATELKRIKTDAQKEDPEENRIGLKAPGMTYKLGDGSKEDDKKSKQTCDNTLEIRCKEMERNRKDKPEQQNEAEIKSKETNGDREDEIELKNQVEQTEAEIKSEEKGGDREEEIEVKALLCENSVEHNEAEMKGKRRVVTGKKK, from the exons ATGACAATCAATCTTAAATCGAAGAAACAAATAAGGGGGcttaaaaaaagggaaaaatcacAGACATCAGACAATACTGCGACGGAGTTAAAAAGAATCAAGACTGATGCACAGAAGGAAGATCCCGAGGAAAACAGAATAGGTCTGAAGGCACCAGGAATGACATATAAACTGGGAGACGGAAGCAAGGAAGATGATAAGAAATCGAAACAAACTTGCGACAACACCCTAGAAATAAGATGTAAAGAGATGGAACGTAACAGGAAGGATAAACCAGAAC AGCAGAATGAAGCAGAAATAAAAAGTAAAGAAACGAATGGTGACAGGGAAGATGAAATAGAACTGAAAAATCAAGTGGAACAGACCGAAGCAGAAATAAAAAGTGAAGAGAAAGGTGGTGACagggaagaagaaatagaagTGAAAGCACTACTTTGTGAAAACTCAGTGGAACATAATGAAGCAGAAATGAAAGGTAAGAGACGAGTGGTGACagggaagaagaaatag
- the LOC136899109 gene encoding uncharacterized protein: protein MAHRILKCTVCGGDHSIFHCENKCGVCHGDNRKCSCSEQPPSKKKKSRKQKQSSGDQQSVADLRKLYDNLQKEHERVGSAFQNLKDQNEELARDLAEREADLEELTNLVSTKDEVIKNAERRLLHAKKLIADLKAEVQSLRSRNDQQEPEQQTPQQQSEAEIGRVNSHSLSSIHSRYAKVLQVIDDNRCSMANAFRLAGCPRSTVRDFVAIAELKIVDHREHDRVIRDHAGSVKELEATCRRRLRRYLPVMANLRREGKLLPLKFDERFYAE, encoded by the coding sequence ATGGCTCATCGAATCTTAAAGTGTACTGTGTGCGGCGGCGAccattctatttttcattgcgAAAATAAGTGTGGCGTCTGCCACGGAGACAATCGTAAGTGTTCCTGTTCGGAGCAGCCtccgagtaaaaaaaaaaagtcgagaaagcAGAAACAGTCCTCTGGTGACCAACAAAGCGTTGCAGATCTCCGCAAGCTGTACGACAACTTGCAGAAAGAGCACGAGCGGGTCGGGTCCGCGTTCCAAAACCTGAAAGATCAGAACGAGGAACTTGCGAGGGACCTGGCAGAACGCGAAGCTGATTTGGAAGAACTGACCAACCTCGTAAGCACAAAGGATGAGGTGATTAAAAACGCGGAGAGAAGACTACTGCATgcgaaaaaattaatagcagaTCTGAAGGCAGAGGTCCAGTCACTTCGTAGCAGAAACGATCAGCAGGAACCTGAGCAGCAGACGCCGCAGCAACAGTCAGAGGCAGAGATAGGCCGCGTGAACTCCCATAGCCTCTCCAGCATTCACAGTCGGTACGCGAAGGTCCTTCAGGTCATTGACGACAACCGCTGCAGCATGGCCAATGCGTTCCGTCTCGCTGGATGTCCGAGGAGTACTGTCCGGGACTTCGTGGCGATTGCAGAGCTAAAGATCGTGGACCATCGAGAGCACGATCGTGTTATCAGAGACCATGCTGGCTCTGTAAAAGAGTTGGAAGCGACCTGCAGAAGAAGACTTCGGAGATATCTTCCAGTCATGGCTAACCTGCGGCGTGAGGGGAAGCTGTTGCCTCTGAAGTTTGATGAGCGTTTCTACGCGGAGTAA
- the LOC136897588 gene encoding uncharacterized protein translates to MMKQPDWGMGTSCYKSNMAANSSGLKKKKMVLLMMMMLQDEEASSKIVSRKVWARKWLLRRAEKGVFYTLFKELALEDSGGFREFMRMPYEKFCELAEVVSENITKENTVMRMAIPPRERLALTLRFLVTGESFESLSFQFRIGKTTVGNIVLEVCSAIYDSLREEFLQTPNQIHKWQKIAGHFHSRWNIPNNFGAIDGKRIVILKPAHSGSHFHDYKGNESIIALVVAGPEYECLYADVGTNGRNPDGHAWSRCSLKKALDNPDNPLNIPADEPLPGRTKPIPFVLTGDEAFPLSRYMLKPYPNRNLNVEQRIANYRISRGRRISQNLLGIFVNRWRCFKVPFLLHPSKVKIITLAALTLHNWLRADQSSRNVYCPASLPDMEDPLTRQIIPGSWREDSEGTSFLPLQPTATRNYADDARSMREEFTEWFTNEGDLTWQRQMCGL, encoded by the coding sequence ATGATGAAACAACCCGATTGGGGGATGGGAACTAGTTGTTAtaaatccaacatggcggcaaaCAGCTCtggattgaaaaagaaaaaaatggttcttttaatgatgatgatgcttCAGGATGAAGAGGCTTCTTCTAAAATTGTGTCAAGAAAAGTGTGGGCACGCAAATGGCTTTTAAGGAGAGCAGAAAAGGGAGTCTTTTATACACTATTCAAGGAACTAGCGTTGGAGGACTCGGGTGGATTTCGAGAATTCATGAGAATGCCATATGAAAAATTCTGCGAACTTGCAGAAGTCGTCAGCGAGAACATAACGAAAGAAAACACAGTAATGAGAATGGCAATTCCTCCACGTGAACGTCTTGCATTAACCCTTCGATTTTTAGTGACTGGAGAATCATTTGAGTCTCTGTCTTTCCAGTTCAGAATTGGTAAAACAACTGTTGGGAATATTGTTCTTGAAGTTTGCTCAGCAATCTACGATTCTTTAAGGGAAGAATTCCTTCAAACTCCTAATCAAATACATAAATGGCAAAAAATTGCCGGACATTTTCATTCGAGATGGAACATACCAAATAATTTTGGGGCAATAGATGGCAAAAGGATTGTCATCCTTAAGCCTGCACATTCAGGCTCACACTTTCATGATTATAAAGGTAATGAAAGTATTATTGCTCTTGTGGTTGCTGGTCCTGAATATGAATGCTTGTACGCAGACGTTGGGACAAATGGGCGCAACCCTGATGGACATGCTTGGAGTCGATGCTCATTAAAAAAGGCACTTGATAATCCAGACAATCCGTTAAATATACCAGCTGATGAGCCATTGCCTGGCCGTACAAAACCTATACCGTTTGTACTTACTGGTGACGAAGCCTTTCCTCTATCAAGATACATGTTAAAACCTTATCCAAACAGAAACCTTAATGTTGAGCAAAGAATTGCTAATTATAGAATATCCAGAGGAAGAAGAATATCACAAAATCTTTTAGGAATCTTTGTGAATAGATGGAGATGTTTCAAAGTTCCTTTCTTACTTCATCCTTCCAAAGTCAAGATCATAACATTAGCTGCTCTTACCTTACATAACTGGTTAAGAGCTGATCAAAGTTCAAGAAATGTTTACTGCCCAGCTTCACTGCCTGACATGGAGGACCCACTCACACGTCAGATTATCCCAGGTTCCTGGAGAGAGGATAGCGAAGGCACCTCATTTTTGCCTCTACAACCCACAGCAACAAGAAATTATGCTGATGATGCAAGAAGTATGAGAGAGGAGTTCACAGAATGGTTCACGAATGAAGGTGATTTGACATGGCAAAGGCAAATGTGTGGACTTTAG